In Dermatophilus congolensis, a genomic segment contains:
- a CDS encoding SURF1 family cytochrome oxidase biogenesis protein: MRWLTPRWLGATAVALAFFVLCQFLGQWQWGRYEDKLANRERVESFYSAPVRPLSQVVPATTAHPGGAVGKDQEWRHVQMRGEYVPGARFMVRNRPQDRSYGYEVLVPLRLEDGTAVMVDRGWVANGERADVLPSVPAPPSGPVSVSGWVRPGEPAFNENTPAGQLGSIDVERMRRESGLPLRGAYVVLEREQDGSGVSPARPDPLLPPQTGLGPHFAYALQWWVGSLAGFVIVFVYVRREVRDELILSGHLTPKAPKPKKTRIWDEEDA, from the coding sequence ATGAGGTGGCTGACGCCGCGGTGGCTGGGGGCTACTGCGGTGGCGTTGGCGTTTTTTGTGTTGTGTCAGTTTTTAGGGCAGTGGCAGTGGGGTAGGTATGAGGACAAGCTGGCTAATCGGGAGCGGGTGGAGTCGTTTTATTCAGCTCCAGTGAGGCCGTTGTCGCAGGTGGTTCCTGCGACAACGGCGCATCCAGGTGGTGCGGTGGGTAAGGACCAGGAGTGGCGTCATGTGCAGATGCGGGGTGAGTACGTTCCTGGTGCGCGTTTCATGGTGCGTAATCGTCCGCAGGATCGTTCATATGGGTATGAGGTTTTGGTGCCGTTGCGTTTAGAGGATGGCACTGCGGTGATGGTAGATCGTGGGTGGGTGGCTAATGGAGAGCGCGCGGATGTGTTGCCCTCGGTTCCGGCGCCACCGTCGGGGCCGGTGAGTGTGTCTGGCTGGGTGCGCCCGGGGGAACCTGCGTTTAACGAGAACACTCCCGCGGGGCAGTTGGGTTCGATTGATGTGGAGCGGATGCGTCGGGAAAGTGGGCTGCCGCTGCGGGGGGCTTACGTGGTGTTGGAACGTGAGCAGGATGGTTCTGGGGTGTCTCCGGCGCGCCCTGACCCGTTGTTGCCGCCGCAGACGGGGTTGGGGCCCCATTTTGCGTATGCGTTGCAGTGGTGGGTGGGGTCGTTGGCGGGGTTTGTCATTGTGTTTGTCTATGTGCGGCGGGAGGTGCGGGATGAGTTGATTTTGTCTGGTCACCTCACCCCGAAGGCCCCTAAACCGAAGAAAACGCGTATTTGGGATGAGGAGGACGCCTAG
- a CDS encoding ABC-F family ATP-binding cassette domain-containing protein — MLTASDIELRAGAQLLLRGATFRVAAGDRIGLVGRNGAGKTTLMKTLAGWRSPDSGRISGAADFGYLPQDPRDGDLEEIARARILSARGLGDLAQRMRETEGQMASAVPETAEAAMERYPKLQARFEAAGGYAAESEAAAIASALGLSEKELTRPVGTLSGGQRRRVELSRILFSQAHTLLLDEPTNHLDADSIVWLREYLRNYAGGLIVISHDVELLDAVVNKVYYLDANRQVLDQYNVGWKTYLQQRETDEKRRRRERQNAEKKAAALNAQAEKMRAKATKAVAAQQMLKRAEKIVSSLEEVQVHDKVAKLRFPDPVHCGKTPLRASGLSRAYGSQEVFTDVDLAIDKGSRVVVLGLNGAGKTTLLKILSGKDTPDTGQVEPGYGLRLGYYAQEHENLDGEATVLQNMVASAPDLTETECRKILGSFLFSGEAVDKPAGVLSGGEKTRLSLATLVVSGANVLLLDEPTNNLDPASRKEILAALSNYKGAVVLVSHDAGAVEALNPERVLLLPDGVEDFWGPDYKDLIELA; from the coding sequence ATGCTCACCGCCTCCGACATCGAACTGCGCGCAGGCGCTCAACTACTGCTACGCGGCGCAACCTTCCGCGTCGCAGCCGGAGACCGCATCGGGCTGGTAGGGCGCAACGGCGCAGGAAAAACCACACTCATGAAAACCCTCGCCGGATGGCGTAGCCCAGACAGCGGCCGCATCTCAGGCGCAGCAGACTTCGGATACCTACCCCAAGACCCCCGCGACGGCGACCTGGAAGAAATCGCCCGCGCCCGCATCCTGTCCGCCCGCGGCCTCGGCGACCTCGCACAACGCATGCGCGAAACCGAAGGACAAATGGCATCAGCGGTCCCCGAAACCGCCGAAGCAGCCATGGAACGCTACCCCAAACTCCAAGCACGCTTCGAAGCCGCAGGCGGATACGCCGCCGAATCCGAAGCCGCTGCCATCGCCTCCGCCCTTGGTCTGAGCGAAAAAGAACTCACCCGGCCTGTCGGCACCCTCTCCGGCGGACAACGCAGACGAGTCGAACTCTCCCGAATCCTCTTCTCTCAAGCCCACACCCTGCTTCTCGACGAACCCACCAACCACCTCGACGCCGACTCGATCGTGTGGCTACGCGAATACCTACGCAACTACGCAGGCGGCCTCATCGTCATCTCCCACGACGTTGAACTCCTCGACGCCGTCGTCAACAAGGTCTACTACCTCGACGCCAACCGACAAGTTCTCGACCAATACAACGTCGGCTGGAAAACCTACCTCCAGCAACGCGAAACAGACGAAAAACGACGACGCCGCGAGCGTCAAAACGCCGAGAAGAAAGCCGCCGCACTCAACGCTCAAGCTGAAAAAATGCGCGCCAAAGCAACCAAAGCAGTCGCTGCCCAGCAAATGCTCAAACGCGCCGAAAAAATCGTGTCATCACTTGAAGAAGTGCAAGTACACGACAAAGTGGCCAAACTCCGCTTCCCTGACCCAGTGCACTGCGGAAAAACACCGCTGCGCGCAAGCGGGCTCTCCAGGGCCTACGGCTCCCAAGAAGTATTCACCGATGTCGACCTCGCCATCGATAAAGGAAGCCGCGTTGTTGTCCTTGGGCTCAACGGTGCCGGTAAAACCACCCTGCTGAAAATCCTCTCCGGCAAAGACACCCCCGACACCGGGCAAGTCGAACCCGGCTACGGGCTACGCCTGGGCTACTACGCACAGGAACATGAAAACCTCGACGGCGAGGCCACCGTTTTGCAAAACATGGTCGCCTCCGCTCCTGACCTCACCGAAACAGAATGCCGAAAAATCCTCGGCTCCTTCCTTTTCTCCGGCGAAGCCGTCGACAAACCCGCCGGAGTGCTCTCCGGTGGTGAAAAAACGCGCCTCTCACTGGCCACCCTTGTCGTCTCTGGAGCCAACGTGCTCCTGCTAGACGAACCCACCAACAACCTCGACCCAGCCAGCCGCAAAGAAATCCTCGCCGCCCTGAGCAACTACAAAGGCGCAGTCGTTCTCGTCAGCCACGACGCTGGCGCAGTCGAAGCCCTCAACCCCGAACGCGTACTCCTCCTACCGGATGGAGTCGAAGACTTCTGGGGTCCGGACTACAAAGACCTCATCGAACTGGCCTAA
- a CDS encoding DUF7218 family protein, which produces MADSIKDPDLYEKLREEGNSKSKAAAIANAAAASSREKIGSKGGKSGSYDDWTVAELRKRATELNIRGRSTMNKNELINALRNH; this is translated from the coding sequence ATGGCCGACTCAATCAAAGACCCCGACCTCTACGAAAAACTCCGCGAAGAAGGCAACAGCAAAAGCAAAGCCGCCGCTATCGCCAACGCAGCAGCGGCCTCCTCTCGCGAAAAAATTGGCAGCAAAGGCGGAAAATCAGGCTCCTACGACGACTGGACTGTGGCAGAACTACGCAAACGAGCCACCGAACTCAATATCCGCGGACGCTCAACAATGAACAAAAACGAGCTCATCAACGCACTGCGAAACCACTAA
- the fumC gene encoding class II fumarate hydratase: MNTRHETDSMGTVEVPADHYWGAQTQRSINNFPIGRDTFIWGRSMIRALGHLKLAAARANRELGELAALDNAALDALEQAAREVIDGHLDNDFPLVVFQTGSGTQSNMNANEVISNRAIDILGGHMGTKTPIHPNDHVNRGQSSNDTFPTAMHIAVVLDLHEFLYQQASNLRDTLATKSEQFTDVVKVGRTHLQDATPITLGQEISGWVAQLDLALANIHHAENDILDLAIGGTAVGTGLNAHPQFGELAATKIAEQTGHPFRQSSNLFASLSAHDALVALSSALRGLAMALMKIANDVRWLASGPRNGIGEIRIPENEPGSSIMPGKVNPTQCEAITMVATRVFGNDATVGFAGSQGNFQLNVYKPVMAHAVLESIRLLGDACAAFTDHCATGIEPNQERIAAALELNLMQVTALNPHIGYDKAASIAKKAHKEGTTLKAAALNLGYLTAEEFDAWVVPIDMTHPREARKN, encoded by the coding sequence ATGAACACTCGACACGAAACCGACAGCATGGGGACCGTCGAGGTTCCTGCCGACCACTACTGGGGAGCCCAAACACAACGCAGCATCAACAACTTCCCCATCGGCCGCGACACCTTCATCTGGGGACGGTCAATGATCCGCGCCCTAGGCCACCTCAAACTCGCAGCCGCCCGCGCCAACCGCGAACTCGGCGAACTAGCCGCCCTGGACAACGCTGCCCTCGACGCACTCGAACAAGCCGCCCGCGAAGTCATCGACGGCCACCTCGACAACGACTTCCCCCTCGTTGTTTTTCAAACAGGCAGCGGCACCCAATCCAACATGAACGCCAACGAAGTAATCTCCAACCGCGCCATCGATATCCTCGGCGGTCACATGGGCACCAAAACCCCCATCCACCCCAACGACCACGTCAACCGCGGCCAAAGCAGCAACGACACCTTCCCCACGGCCATGCACATCGCCGTTGTCCTAGACCTGCACGAATTCCTCTACCAACAGGCCAGCAACCTACGCGACACCCTCGCCACCAAAAGCGAACAATTCACCGACGTCGTCAAAGTCGGACGCACCCACCTGCAAGACGCCACCCCCATCACACTCGGTCAAGAAATCAGCGGCTGGGTAGCCCAACTCGACCTTGCCCTCGCCAATATCCACCACGCTGAAAACGACATCCTCGACCTGGCCATCGGCGGCACAGCCGTGGGCACCGGCCTGAACGCACACCCACAATTCGGCGAACTCGCCGCAACAAAAATCGCTGAACAAACCGGACACCCATTCCGCCAATCCAGCAACTTATTCGCCTCCCTATCCGCCCATGACGCCCTCGTAGCCCTCAGCTCCGCCCTACGTGGCCTGGCCATGGCCTTGATGAAAATCGCCAACGACGTCCGCTGGCTCGCCTCCGGACCCCGCAACGGCATCGGTGAGATACGCATCCCCGAAAACGAACCCGGCAGCTCGATCATGCCCGGCAAAGTCAACCCCACCCAATGCGAAGCCATAACCATGGTCGCCACCCGCGTCTTCGGTAACGATGCCACCGTCGGATTCGCTGGAAGCCAAGGAAACTTCCAACTCAACGTCTACAAACCCGTCATGGCACACGCCGTACTCGAAAGCATCCGCCTCCTCGGCGATGCATGCGCAGCATTCACCGACCACTGCGCCACCGGAATCGAACCCAACCAGGAACGCATCGCCGCGGCCCTAGAGCTCAACCTCATGCAAGTAACCGCCCTCAACCCCCACATCGGCTACGACAAAGCAGCCAGCATCGCCAAAAAAGCCCACAAAGAAGGAACCACCCTCAAAGCCGCAGCCCTTAACCTCGGCTACCTCACCGCAGAAGAATTCGACGCCTGGGTTGTTCCCATCGACATGACCCACCCCCGCGAGGCGAGAAAAAACTGA
- a CDS encoding ATP-dependent DNA ligase, giving the protein MLATSTTAVPTSADWVHEVKWDGMRVLADVHHSHACLHTRNETDASTRFPEIVTALTGQSTPADVLLDGEVVLFDEAGSPSFKKLQNRIFVRRADTAQRLAATAPVTFMVFDLLRFNDRDLTDEPWTVRRQLLETLTWNSDRITVTPTFPDGESLLEATQEQGLEGIISKRIDAPYFPR; this is encoded by the coding sequence ATGCTGGCAACCTCCACTACCGCTGTCCCTACGAGCGCTGATTGGGTCCACGAAGTGAAGTGGGATGGCATGCGCGTCCTGGCAGACGTTCATCACAGCCACGCCTGTCTTCACACACGTAACGAAACGGATGCCAGCACCCGGTTCCCCGAAATCGTGACTGCTTTAACTGGGCAGAGCACACCAGCAGATGTGCTCCTCGATGGTGAAGTTGTGCTTTTCGATGAGGCAGGCAGCCCGTCGTTCAAGAAACTACAAAACCGCATCTTCGTAAGGAGAGCAGACACTGCTCAGCGCTTGGCGGCCACCGCACCAGTAACTTTCATGGTCTTTGATCTGCTCCGGTTCAACGACCGCGACCTCACAGACGAGCCGTGGACGGTGCGGCGCCAGCTGTTGGAGACACTCACCTGGAACAGCGACCGCATCACAGTGACACCCACTTTTCCTGATGGTGAATCCCTCCTAGAAGCAACCCAGGAGCAGGGGCTAGAGGGAATCATCAGCAAACGTATCGATGCCCCCTACTTCCCCCGGTAA